The nucleotide sequence TGGCGCCTGCACACGGGCGAGAAGCCCTTCCGGTGCAGGACGTGCCGCAGCAGCTTCGCCAAGCAGTCCCAGTTAGTGGTGCACCGGCGCAGTCACGTCAGCGGCCGGGGCTTCAAGTGCGAGGCGTGTGGCAAAGCATTCACGGCGCCGGCCCGGCTGGCTGAGCACAAGTGCGCCCCCAAGAACGGGCGGCTTTTCCGCTGCGAGACCTGCGGCAAGGACTTCTGCAGCGCCGCCTACCTGGTGGTGCACCAGCGCCTCCATACCGGCGAGAGGCCCTTCCGCTGCGAGGTCTGCAGCAAAGCCTTCGGCAGCCTCTCCTACCTACGCATTCACCGACGCGGCCACGCCCAGGAGAAGCCCTTCCACTGCGACGCCTGTGGCAAGGTGTTCTGCAACCTCTCCTACCTCCGCATCCACCAGCGCAGCCACACGGGCGAGAGGCCCTTCCGCTGCGAGACCTGTGACCGGGACTTCTGCAGCGCGTCATACTTGGTGATCCACCGGCGTATCCACACGGGGGAGAGGCCGTTCCGCTGCGATGCCTGTGATAAGGCCTTCCTCAGCTCGTCCTACTTCCTCAAGCACCAGTGCGTCCCGACGGGGGACAAGCCCCTGAAGTGTGAGTTCTGCAACAGGGGCTTCACGCAGCTGGCAGACCTCCTCAAGCACCAGCGCacccacactggggagaggcgcTTCCAGTGCGACTTCTGCCAGCGCTGCTTCACCTATTCCTCCTCCCTGGAGATACACAGGCACACCCACTCCGGGGAGAAACCTCCCACCCTCCCTTCAGGCAAGCCCAAGAATACCTGAGGGCGGCGATTATGAGAAAAGCTTGGCCCAAAGAGCCAAATCAACGCCACTTTCCAGAGGGTATTGGAAATGCTCTTTGAGAAGGGAAGGCCTGTAGATCTccagagaaggagaaggaaaagaGTTAGTTGATTAACTCAAAAGAGCAGCCACAGGGAAGGTTGAATGCTGAAAAGATTTTGGATGGGTACCTGCCAAACTGTACTGATAATGCTCTGTCATAATATATCAGTAGGTCCACACTCAAGAGGATGGTTCTGGAAAGAATTCTCAGCCACAGTGTGGATGTCACCTGTCACCTTAATCATGTATATTCTTGGGGGAATGAGGGTAAAACTGGGGGTACATCTAGAATACATACCATAAGCAGGTGAAAACTCTCGGAGTTATGTTCCCCCCATTTACCTCACTTTAATAAGGATGTTGTATTCCAGGAACTCCACATCCTAACTGATGGAAGATTTTCCCATGAAATGTCCACTTTTAAAAGTTGGTCCAAAAGCAAAtagtacagctgctgcaaaactGAAGTTATAATGGTGACATGGAACAAGTCTCACGGTATCCATTGGATAGAGATACAGGGTTAACACATCTGGCTTTCATCTAAGTCGATGATATCTTGCTTTACATTTATTTGGTCAGTGGAATTGTAGCTACCATATCAGTCCGGCCATTTGAATGACACCATTATAGTGTACATATATTCTCAGTGGGAAATGATTGCTGATTGGAGAATTAACAAACTTTTTGCTGGAAGCGGTTTTCTTTTGGCGTCTTTGATGGCCCACCCATTTTTCCTTCAGTTGTGGCAAACACAAATATGTTGCTATCATTAGACAGGGCCTTTGGTCTCTGGAAGTTTTCTGCACTGAGATGCATGAGATTAGCAAGTGAAGGTACAAGAGGAACTCAACCCTTCccataatttttaaaaaccaaATGAATGGAGTGTTTAGGCAcagcacagcacacacacaccccacagcaCTAGGGAAGAGGTCTCACCCCTGTTCAAATCTGCTGTCGAGAGTCATGCAAAAGAGGAGAGTTCAGTACTAAACACAGGTAGGTGTACATACTCTATCATAAGAACATCTATTGAGAAACTTGAGTTTAACTCAGAATACATTTTGCCCAACTAATGTTCAATGTAGTGTAATGTTTCCTAGGAGTCTAAAGACATGTGTTGTCACCTGGTAGATGTTCCCTGTGAATTTTGCATTGTTTGGGTTTTGGAAAATTCTCTAAATATTAATGTTGGtaatattgtgtgctgttttctTGCTTACATGTTTTCTACATGCATTTATACTGTGCAGTAAATTTGATATTTGTCTTCATCCAGACTGTCTGGCTTGTGAAGATTTCTTTTCCCACCTTTTCACAATGGAGGCATACACAAGCTGCTGCTGTAACGTAGTTGGTGGCTCCCCACTGCGTTCCCAGGATGGGCACTAAATGCCGAACCCTTCAGTGATACCCACGCTCCGAAAGGAAAGTAAGCAGGGTAATCCCCACAGAGCAGCACAGCAGCTCAGCTTGTAGAGTTGGGTTCAATCccaactccagcaccatcaatgcaccttctccctgtttcctctgggtgcttcgatttccttccacatcccaaagacatgcataCTGATGAGTtagttggccactgtaaatttctcccagagtgtgggtcagtggtaggacttgggggtggggattgatgggaatgtagggagaatatAAGAATGGAATTAGTTTAGCAAccgtgtggtggaggagattagaaggtcaggcagtatctatgaatggaaatgaatagttgatgctttgggcctaGATCACTCaggggattggaaaggaaggggacagagccAGAGAAAGCAAGTGGGAGGAGGACaaactggcaagtgataggtgagtccATGTGAGAAGgcggtgatggggggggggggggggagtgatgaAAGACAATGCCATGAGAAGCTCAGATGATTgatgaagaggtaaagggctgaagaagaagcagCCCAATAGGAGAGAACATTGCACTAAGACTAAAGGGAAGGGTGGGCAATGGAAGGAGAAGGggtgaaatgcaatagaattggGTAAAATTGGCTAAAACAGATGGGATTGCTTatggtggatgctgcttaacatgctgagttcctctagaatttcgagtgtgttgctgaagatttccaggaTCTACAGTATCTCCTGTGTCCCTGGGATTAGTGCAACTAGGTGTTGTGGTTGGCATGGATTTAAAGAGCCTCTTTCTGTCCTGCATCGCTCTCTGTACAATGGTACAGGTCAGAGTACAGCACAACTGTATGCTTTCTCTGAGTTTTTTCCTCCCCTTTGCAATGTTCCTGCACACCTTACTTGCCCTCTTCCTACACAATCCCTGGGGATGGATGGTGACT is from Hypanus sabinus isolate sHypSab1 chromosome 5, sHypSab1.hap1, whole genome shotgun sequence and encodes:
- the LOC132393793 gene encoding zinc finger protein ZFP2-like, which produces MSRHMPTGKKPYECELCGWTFGQPSDLVAHLRMHTGERPFRCEVCGESFSHSSSLVKHRHVHTGERLFQCKVCEQAFAQATALLQHWRLHTGEKPFRCRTCRSSFAKQSQLVVHRRSHVSGRGFKCEACGKAFTAPARLAEHKCAPKNGRLFRCETCGKDFCSAAYLVVHQRLHTGERPFRCEVCSKAFGSLSYLRIHRRGHAQEKPFHCDACGKVFCNLSYLRIHQRSHTGERPFRCETCDRDFCSASYLVIHRRIHTGERPFRCDACDKAFLSSSYFLKHQCVPTGDKPLKCEFCNRGFTQLADLLKHQRTHTGERRFQCDFCQRCFTYSSSLEIHRHTHSGEKPPTLPSGKPKNT